A window of the Candidatus Methylomirabilota bacterium genome harbors these coding sequences:
- a CDS encoding TVP38/TMEM64 family protein: MGAPPPARVKALDRPRPLRFTPTARWAVLSLALAVLLILVVWLVVTESPLVGFIVRLYRDKHFLKDTVASWGWLAPLVFIVIQALQVVLSPIPGEITGPVGGALFGTWGGLVYSTIGLTTGTLICFGIGRKWGEPFVRPWLSEHNWNRLNFVIEAEGAIICFLLYLIPGFPKDIISYLFGISFLPFWIFALVSTLGRLPGTLISSYFGANVAEQQYIYAIAFLAVVVALILPIYYYREAILRRLAPHRPRRRQH, encoded by the coding sequence GTGGGCGCACCGCCGCCCGCCCGTGTGAAGGCGCTCGACCGCCCGCGCCCGCTCCGCTTCACTCCGACTGCGCGGTGGGCGGTGCTGTCCCTCGCCCTGGCCGTCCTGCTGATCCTGGTGGTGTGGCTGGTGGTGACGGAGTCGCCGCTCGTCGGCTTCATCGTGCGCCTCTACCGCGACAAGCACTTCTTGAAGGACACCGTGGCGTCGTGGGGCTGGCTGGCCCCCCTCGTCTTCATCGTGATCCAGGCTCTGCAGGTCGTGTTGTCGCCGATACCCGGAGAGATCACCGGCCCGGTGGGCGGCGCCCTCTTCGGCACCTGGGGGGGGCTCGTCTACTCGACGATCGGGCTCACCACCGGCACCCTCATCTGCTTCGGCATCGGACGGAAATGGGGAGAGCCGTTCGTTCGGCCGTGGCTCAGCGAGCACAACTGGAACCGGCTCAATTTCGTGATCGAAGCCGAGGGCGCCATCATCTGCTTCCTGCTCTATCTCATCCCCGGCTTCCCCAAGGACATCATCTCCTACCTGTTCGGTATCAGCTTCTTGCCCTTCTGGATCTTCGCGCTCGTCTCGACGCTGGGGCGGCTGCCCGGCACCTTGATCTCCTCCTACTTCGGCGCGAACGTCGCCGAGCAGCAGTACATCTACGCCATCGCCTTCCTGGCCGTCGTGGTGGCCCTGATCCTGCCGATCTATTACTATCGTGAGGCGATCCTCCGGCGCCTGGCTCCCCATCGGCCCCGGCGGCGCCAACACTAG
- a CDS encoding amidase, with amino-acid sequence MTSELVWLSALELTALVRTKQVSPVEVTEAVLARIEALNPRLNAFCLVAPDVARRAAREAEIAVMKGEPVGALHGVPVSVKDVIFTRGLRTTGGSRLFAEAVPEEDAVAVARLRAAGAVLLGKTNTSEFGHKGITENPMFGVSRNPWDPALTPGGSSGGAGAAVASGLGPIALGTDGGGSIRIPAAFCDVYGFKPSWGRVPEHPVFPGWQHLSCTGPLARSVRDAALTLDVIVGADDRDRHSLPREVGSYVAACDEPIKGLHVAWTPDLGYAVVEPAVQRLCENAAAEFESLGCHVEVVSPGWENPEEAFSTLVATQFYAHWSDQLPAAEAVLDPTLVKLIRRGGAIPARDYVLAGERVRAYWSEVHAFLERFDLLLTPTVAVAPFPAGTPTPRDICDQHVSALGWMPFTYPFNLTGQPAASLPAGLTDDGRPVGLQVIGRRRADRAVLAASAAYEAACPWAHRRPPV; translated from the coding sequence ATGACTTCCGAGCTCGTCTGGCTCTCGGCGCTCGAGCTCACCGCCCTTGTGCGGACCAAGCAGGTCTCTCCCGTGGAAGTCACCGAAGCGGTCCTGGCGCGCATCGAGGCGCTCAACCCGCGCCTGAACGCCTTCTGCCTGGTCGCCCCCGACGTCGCCCGCCGGGCGGCCCGCGAAGCCGAGATCGCCGTGATGAAGGGCGAGCCGGTGGGCGCCCTGCACGGTGTCCCCGTCTCGGTCAAGGACGTCATCTTCACCCGCGGCCTGCGCACCACCGGGGGCTCGCGGCTGTTCGCCGAGGCGGTGCCGGAGGAGGACGCCGTGGCCGTGGCGCGGCTGCGCGCCGCCGGGGCTGTCCTGCTCGGCAAGACCAACACCTCGGAGTTCGGGCACAAGGGGATCACCGAGAATCCGATGTTCGGGGTCAGCCGCAACCCCTGGGACCCCGCGCTCACGCCGGGGGGCTCGAGCGGAGGCGCGGGAGCAGCGGTGGCCAGCGGACTGGGCCCCATCGCGCTCGGCACCGACGGCGGGGGCTCGATCCGAATCCCTGCCGCGTTCTGCGACGTGTACGGCTTCAAGCCGTCGTGGGGGCGCGTCCCCGAGCACCCCGTCTTTCCCGGCTGGCAGCATCTGAGCTGCACGGGGCCCCTCGCCCGCTCCGTGCGCGACGCCGCCCTGACTCTCGACGTGATCGTGGGGGCCGACGACCGCGACCGCCACTCGCTGCCGCGCGAGGTTGGCTCGTACGTCGCCGCCTGCGACGAGCCGATCAAGGGACTGCACGTCGCGTGGACGCCGGACCTGGGCTACGCCGTCGTCGAGCCGGCGGTGCAGCGCCTGTGCGAGAACGCAGCCGCCGAGTTCGAGTCGCTCGGCTGCCACGTGGAGGTGGTCAGCCCGGGCTGGGAGAATCCGGAGGAGGCGTTCAGCACCCTGGTGGCCACTCAGTTCTACGCGCACTGGTCCGATCAGCTGCCGGCGGCCGAGGCCGTCCTGGACCCTACGCTCGTAAAGCTCATCCGCCGCGGCGGCGCGATCCCCGCGCGGGACTACGTGCTGGCCGGCGAGCGGGTGAGAGCGTACTGGAGCGAGGTGCACGCCTTTCTGGAGCGCTTCGACCTGCTGCTCACGCCGACCGTCGCGGTGGCGCCGTTCCCGGCCGGAACGCCGACGCCCCGGGACATCTGCGATCAGCACGTGTCGGCGCTGGGGTGGATGCCCTTCACCTATCCGTTCAACCTCACCGGACAGCCGGCGGCCAGCCTGCCGGCCGGGCTCACTGACGACGGCCGTCCCGTGGGGCTGCAGGTCATCGGCCGCCGTCGCGCCGATCGAGCAGTGCTGGCCGCCTCCGCGGCGTACGAGGCGGCGTGTCCGTGGGCGCACCGCCGCCCGCCCGTGTGA